A single window of Lacerta agilis isolate rLacAgi1 chromosome 12, rLacAgi1.pri, whole genome shotgun sequence DNA harbors:
- the NUP42 gene encoding nucleoporin NUP42, which produces MARNSGQVCHYFLQGHCRFGDNCWNEHPRHHAGRANAGSSRRVVWSGHNQRYSNPVQTSSFSKSSSWHNRDSGFSQNRYAALNSNENVGNSGIVDEEDKLLEIIMKDMESWESSGQWMFSTYSPMKEKPNISGFPDFLPEELRLEYYNSRANNNIQNYVNSVQQLASQWRSRLLELKNINASTKAALISEFKNTASQPPPAFGFGGQQASAFGSSAFPVDNKSAQVFSFKPTSELGSISSGSTPAFGSLTSSQGTASSTTAPHAVGFGAQPAPLASSFSFKMATTTPGGFGASGFSGFGKPFPASSSETAPASLFGTAAVTPALNPGFGKSFPASSSDSTSASVFGTAAASSSLNSGNTLFGQPASLFGGNATLPPSTTPPSTTSAKLLTPESELSVDELEQFKAKKFTLGKIPSKPPPAALLNV; this is translated from the exons ATGGCGCGCAACTCCGGCCAGGTCTGCCACTACTTCTTGCAGGGCCACTGCCGCTTCGGCGACAACTGCTGGAACGAGCACCCGCGCCATCACGCCGGCAGAGCCAACGCGG GCTCCAGTCGAAGAGTAGTATGGAGTGGACATAATCAGAGATACAGTAATCCTGTACAGACATCCAGTTTTTCCAAATCATCCAGCTGGCACAACAGAGATTCTGGCTTTTCACAGAATAGATATGCTGCATTAAACTCCAATGAAAATGTTGGTAATAGTGGCATTGTAGATGAGGAAGATAAACTTCT TGAAATTATAATGAAAGACATGGAGAGTTGGGAATCTTCAGGACAATGGATGTTTTCCACCTATTCACCGATGAAAGAAAAGCCTAATATATCAG GGTTTCCAGACTTCTTGCCAGAAGAGTTGCGTCTTGAATATTATAATAGCAGAGCAAACAACAATATACAAAATTAT GTCAATTCAGTCCAGCAGTTAGCAAGCCAGTGGAGAAGTCGGTTGCTTGAGCTGAAGAATATAAATGCATCTACTAAAGCGGCATTG ATATCTGAATTTAAGAACACTGCTAGTCAACCGCCACCTGCATTTGGGTTTGGAGGACAGCAGGCATCGGCTTTTGGATCATCAG CCTTTCCTGTGGATAATAAATCTGCTCAAGTCTTCtccttcaaaccaacttctgaaCTTGGCAGCATCTCCTCTGGAAGCACACCTGCGTTTGGGAGCCTCACGAGCAGCCAGGGCACCGCATCTTCCACCACTGCACCCCATGCAGTCGGCTTTGGAGCTCAACCTGCTCCATTGGCATCTTCCTTTTCATTTAAAATGGCTACAACAACTCCAGGTGGGTTTGGAGCTTCTGGTTTTTCAGGGTTTGGCAAACCTTTTCCGGCAAGTTCCTCAGAGACTGCACCTGCATCGTTGTTTGGGACAGCAGCCGTTACCCCTGCTTTGAATCCCGGATTTGGCAAATCTTTTCCTGCCAGCTCCTCAGACTCCACATCTGCTTCGGTGTTtggaactgctgctgcttcttcttctttgaattcAGGGAACACACTGTTTGGGCAGCCGGCAAGTCTCTTTGGGGGTAATGCAACATTGCCCCCTTCCACAACCCCTCCCAGCACCACCTCTGCAAAGTTACTTACCCCAGAGTCGGAACTGTCTGTTGATGAACTGGAGCAATTTAAGGCGAAGAAATTCACACTcggaaaaattccttccaagccaccaccagcagcacttCTAAATGTGTAA